The DNA region TTGTTTCTAACCGTTGGATCAACCACTCGTTTGAGGCAAAGCTATGAAAAAAAGCACCAGCGTTATTATCAATTAGATCAAGATTCTTCTCAAAAGAACGGTCCTCCTCCTCAAAAGCCCTGATTGTTACAACTCCAGCAACAGTTTCGGCTACATGATTTGCTAAAGAGGATTTTGTTGTGCCATTCAACCGCATTACTTCTTTTGCTGAGGCAAAGTAGTATCTCTGCTTAAAACACACAAAGATAcaaaaaattattataaaaagTTATTAAAATGTTACACAAAGAAGCTAACGAATGGTTCAAAGTTTAATTTAAAATTTGTGCATATACTTAAAAAAGAATGACCATTGTGTACTTAAATTTGATTGCTTTTTTAACATAATACCACTATTGCAATACAATTTAAAATTGAATCTGTATATTACCTGCATATGAATAGCAACATAAACCATTGGTATGGCCACTATCAAGACTTGCCATGTGACAACTGCCAAAACTATAAGATTAGAATAAAGAGCTATTGTGCCCGCCACAGCAAAAGTGAGGCTAAATGGAATGTCAAGATCCACAATACTCAGATCAGATGAAACCTAAACACAAATAACAATTAGAATATTATTTCTTCCCGTACATTCTATAGGAAGGTAAATAATGTTTATTATGCTTACCCTACTAAGCACCCTTCCCAATGGAGTAGAGTCATAAAATGACATGGGTGCGCGGAAGAGGGAGTTCATCATCTGTGAAAATAAATCTTTTGATGATTGAAGACCCAAAGTAACTACAAGTAGACATCTGATGAACAGAAAAATCAATGATAAAACACCAATTAGGAAATACACTAAAATCAGTTGCAATGTGCTAACAAGCGGATTGTCAACATTAGCAGCCATCCATGAGTCTTGCAATATCTGACAAACCAAAAATATTAGGTGACAAAGGGAAGCCGCAAAGAATAATACATAGCCTTTCATCTGATTTAGATATTGGAAGTAAGGCTTCAATCCCGCGTCTCCCTTTTCTCTCTCTTCTTGCTGAATTAATTGATTTCCATTTGGTTCTTTATACTGCTTTAATACGGAAGCTTGCACAATATTTATGGAAGTTGAATGTTTCTTGGAAAAAGTAGCACTCACAAATTGGTCAGAACCAGCGGTCTCTTTGTGTGCATTGACAAGGTCATTGAATTCTTGGCTTGAAGCCAATAGCTGGTGATATGGACCGGCGTGTAGGATTTCCCCATAGGACATCAActgtaaataaaataaaagtagATGAGCAGTTAAATGCATTggattttatttttattgttctTCTTAAAGTTAGATGAGCAGTATGATTAATTTCTGGGCTCCATATCATTAGCAGGGTAAATTCTCTGATGATCTGTCATACTTTTTTTATCAGAAAAGGTGGCTTAAGAAGTATATTTGATCACTGCAAATGTTTCACACGATTTCTTGTTATGGAAGGTAGATCAATGGTGTGTAGAAATAAGGTAAGAGGGAGCATGAATACGTACAGGAGGAAGGATCAGGTCATTGCATATATGAAGGATTGCAGCTTCCATCACTTTCAGGTTTGATTTTTCATGCTAATGTATTTGACAGGATCATCGCTCACATGCATTTAAGTATTTTTTACCTGGGAATCAAATTACTAGTAGTGTACAAAGATGTTTAAACTATCTTAATTCTTACATATCATTGATCCATTTCTCAAGGAAAACATCTATATATACATTTATTATCTTATGCAAAAAGTCAAGCGAAACAAATATATATGAAGTTATATGACAAACTGACAAAGTAAAAAAACCCACAGAAAAATGAATATCAACACCAAATTGCTTAATTAAAAGTTAAAACTTTTGGTTAATTAAACTATAAAAGCAACTTTGCAACAAAATCTAACAATGTCATTTCTCATTGTATTATGTTACCTTAGATAGGTAGAATTTGGATAAACAGGAATGATATGGAGGGAGGTTATGTTAAAAATGAAATCCGTAATTTTAAATTAATGAATATTTTATTATTAATGGTTACATGTAGATTACTTAAGGTGTTTGAATTTACCAAAATAGAATCAAAGGCTGGGAGGAAGTCGACTTGATGAGTCACGAGTAAGACTGTTTTGCCTCTGAGTCCTTCCATGATGTAGTCCTGCCAAGTTTTTAGGCCATCTTTAGTAAAAAAAATGATGGTAGACATGTACAAGTAGTATGAGAAGTAAATATGTCATTACATTAAACAAATTTTTTGCAGTATGTGCATCAACAGCACTAAACGGATCATCCAATAGATATATATCAGCATTCTGATAAAGAGCACGTGCAAGTTGAATTCGTTGCTTTTGTCCTCCACTTAAATTAACTCCTCTCTCACCTATTTCAGTGAGGTCCCCATTGGGAAACAACTCAAGGTCTTTTACCAGTGAAGACCTCTGAAGTGTTTCTTGATATCTTTGATCATCCAACTCTGATCCAAATAAAATATTTTCCCGTACTGTGCTTGTTTGTATCCATGCTGTTTGAGACACATATGCAAACTTCCCATGAACATCAATCTGTGAGTTAGATTAGAGATTCAGACACCAATTAATATTACAATTTAAATGTAGGGCAGATAAAATTTATTACCATAAATTGAATTTATATGATAGGACATTAGTGTATCCATTTTACTGATACCACAGTGGAAAAATACATTAGTtgttattttaataaaaataGGAATATCATCCAAATTACAACCAATTAGAGTATCACATTATTTAGGAGTGTATTGTAAGAGTATAAAGGAAACAAAAACTTACAGTTCCCTTTGTTTTAGAAACTTCTCCAAGAATAGTTGCTAATAGGGTTGATTTGCCTGAGCCAACTTCTCCACAAATTGCCACATTTTGTCCATGTCTAACGTCCAAGTTTATGTTCCTTAGTGTTGGCTTTGATGCATTATCTTCCAATGAAAAGTCTGCACATTTTATTGAAATTGAGTCTTTGAGGTTGTTGTTAAAGCACCTTTTCCTGCAATTTTCACTTTGCAGTTCTGGTGCATCAAGGAAATTAACGATCCGAGCAAATGCAACTTTTGCCTGGATGATCACTGCAATAACATCCGAGATGTTTGAAATCGGATCTTGAACAAGGCGCAAAGTTGCCACAAAAGTGAAAACGTTACTTGCACTCAAAGGAACATTCAAGATGTAACATGCCAGAAAAGAAGCAGCAGACACCAATACCGGTGAGGTCCAAAAGAAAAACATATGGTATGTTCTTCTAATTTGCACAGCAGATAACAATTTGAGTTCCACATTTCTTAAGTAATCTACAATGTTCTTAAAATGTGTTTCCCATGCATATAACTTAAGCACTTTCATATTCACGAGAGCCTCCGAACTAGCCTTTAATCTCTCATCTTGTGATACCATAAGTTTGCTTTGAAACTTGTGCTGTAATTTCACTAATGGGGCATTGCAAATCACAGTGAGAACTATCACCGTCAATGAGGCTATTGTTGCTAGTCCAATTGCTTGGAAAAGAACTACTAATGCAATACTCAGTTGAAGAATTGTTGTCCAAGTCTTGTGAAACCAAAATGGAAATTCTCCAATTCTATAAGCGTCCACAGTCATATAATTCATTATCACACCACTAGAGTGAACCAGTCTAGCAGAATTGGATAGCCTTAGTATTTTTTTATAAATGGCTGCAGTAAGCAGTGATCTAACTTTCATTCCAACAAGTCTACTGCGGAAATACCATTGTCTTTGTGATAGGGATTCTATGATCTTTAAAAAGAAGAGTGACATAGCCAATACAAAACCTTCGTATTTGAAACTTTTCTTACCTTCAGCAACCAATATAAATTCATTCAGAAGTAGAGGACCAGAAGATAGAGTGAGTACCTTGAGCAAAGCAAATAATCCTGTTATCACGATCTCTCTTCGGTGGCACATAGTTATTGTCCATAAAACCGAAGAATGTGATGATGGTTCATGTTGACTTTGTTTGTTTAACTGTTCTACAAATGACAAATAACAACTTTCTGCTCTGTCAGTCTCTCTTAACTCTGGGATATCCTCATCTAGAAGTGTCTTCTCTTGACCTCTTTTCATAAATGGATTTAACCACCAAAACAAACTCTTACTAAAGAATCCAGCTGTGGAAAAGGGGGTTACATTGCTAACAGAATCAGCTTCATTGAACCGACCATTTAAAGGAGCATAAAGGCTTTCGCCAATATCTCTGTCAGCATCTTCCCATGTACATGCTTTGTATGTGCATAACAGCAGTAAAGTTGCTCCTGGAAAAGACACAACATCTATAGCTGCCTCAAGGGATAGTTTGCTGCTGCCAATTGCATGAGACATGGATAGAGCACATAATGTACCAGAAACAAAGAATATGAGAACTGAAAACATCCACAACCATGCTCGTGAGAGTTGTTTTACCTGAAGGCTTACAGTTAAACCTACCGACAACCATATGAATCCATGAAAGAGGTCTAGCAACCACCCATCAAGAGGAAAGACTTTGTGCGTTTTCCTTAACTTCTCCTCTAAAACCCAAACTCCTAAGGATAAATGCAAAAACCCAAGAAAGCCATTGGTTATGGCAGAAACTAACTGCAAGTTTGAATATCTTATTAGACTCCTAAACGGTCTTGAGGAAGACTTCAGGACCATGATGAATGATAACATGATTAGCAGGAACACATCAAAACAAATTACCAGCACATGGTTGATGCACGAGGAAGGATCTTTCAAAAGTTTTAAATCGTAACAGAAAGGCTTTCCTCCATCCTCAGAAAAACTACAGGCCCCACAAATCATGCTCCAAAGATCCTCCATCTTCTATTTAACTTCTCTTTTCAGCTAAACCCTGCAAGATATTGAACTACTGTTAAGTATAACGACCAACCACCCCAAATGGCCTATAATGGCCAACGACTGTGAAAATTTTAGTTCTTTTGGAGGCTGTGACTTGGTTGACCaaatttctttttttttactTCATAAAGAAAATCTTTCTTTTGTCTGAAATAAGATATTCCTTTCGTTTCATAAAAAATGTCCAATTTGAATTATTTACGGTTCTTAAGAAAATAATTAGATGTGTTGGTTTTAATGATAAAACTAATATCATTTACTAAAATATCTTTATTAATTATAGTTAAAAGAGTGATTGAATAAAATGAAACCTAATAAATAGAGGTATGAtaatgaaaaaataataataaatgttTAACTGAACTTCTGTTTTCATATTTAGTGTATTCAACTAGGTTCTTTTCACTCAACTTTATAAATAACATTTGGTTAATTAAAAATAGAGATTAAAAAAAAACAGTTGGAGGATGCATAAGATCCTTGATATAATTTAGGAAACTAGAGCGTGTCTGAAAAGGAAAAGAAGAATATTCGTTATAGTAATAAAGGAAAAAAACAATGCAATAAAGTATAGAAATGGAATGAGTTATAATAGAAAAATAATCAAAGAAAGTTTCACATAAATCCTTAATAATACTCCTCcgtttttttttattataaatcgATTTTGACTTTTCACAATTATTAAAAAATGTAATAATTATAATATGAAAAAGATAAATTAAAAAGAATTTTACAAAATTATCCTTCATTAATGGTATTGGAAAGACAAATTGATATAATTGAAAGAAGAGAATAATAAAATTTAAGAgtataatagaaaaaataacattaatgattcattAGTATTATAAAATGATTTATATTATGTTTAATAATGATAAATTAGATCTAGATCTTATCTGCATTTAATGTTTTTTATGCACTTCTTTGATTACTGGCTTTGAGTCAGGGTCTTATTTTTCTACTTATGGGTTAGGTGCATTAATAAGTCTCCATAATTAAGATATTCATCTTCGCCAATAGCTGTACTGATAACCACGTAATTTTGAAAGATCTCAATATTTACGGATATCTATAAATAACAATatgattattattttttaaagtattataattaattaaaatttctttattttaatttcacatttaacacataatagtaataataataacaaaGTGAATAACATTCATTTCActcattttcttcttcttttaccatataataataatatacatAATAGTATACTGAATTTTAcaaaataataaattaaaaaaattaattttcaaaataataatagtaataatattaacaaaataaataataataataataataataataataataattttaaattaaaacaAATATTTAAGTAATTTTGACAATTAATGTTAATACAAAAAACTCAAAGGGCTAAGTTTATAGACTTAGCAGTACAACTGACTACCTAAAAAATAGGAAACTACCTCACACACTAAAAGCATATCTTAAGTGTGTGCAAGACTTAGCAATACAACTTACTACCTAGAAAATAGGAAACTACCTCACACACTAACAACATATCCTAAGTGTGAGAGAAAATAGGAATTGAAAGCAACAAACaattaattaaaaacaaacaatGGAAATAATTCTAAAAATCAAACTGACTTATTCAACAATTCCTCCCTTAAACTGTATCCTCCTTGCAACCGTTTATCTCAGACTCATCAAGCATTCCTAAAGCACTTAACATATGTTGGAATTCTTCAACTTTAAGTGGCTTTGTCATGATGTCTGCTAACTGATCTCTTGTATTGCAATAATTCAGCTCAATAACGTCATCATTACATAAATTTCTCAAAAAATGAAACCGAACATCAATATATTTACTTCTTCCATGCAAAACTGGATTTTTGGATAATTTAATTGTTGAGACATTATCACAAAACACCACAGTAGCTCCTTCTTGACAATGACTTAGATGTTCCAAAATTCTTCTCAGCCAAACACATTGACAAACACATAACGCGGCTGCTATAAACTCTGGTTCTGTTGTGGATAAGCTAACAATCGGCTGCTTCTTTAACACCCAAGAAATAACACCTCCTCCCAACAAGAAAGCATAGCCCGGAGTGCTCTTCCTGTCATCAAGGCCTCTTGCATAATCACTATCGGTATAAGTAATTAATTCTTCATTTCCTCCAGCCTTATAGAAAATTCCCAGATTTTGGGTGCCTTGTAGATATCTCAAAATTCGCTTTGCTGCCAAGTAATGACTCTCCTTTGGCTCTTCCATAAAGCGACTTATCAAACTGACAAAATATGCAATATTTGGTCTTGTAACTGTGAGGTACATAAGACTTCCCACAAGTTGTTTAAATAGAGTCGTATCAACCTTCACTCCTTTGTTTTCTTTTAGTAACTTGCTTCTTGGAACTATAAGACTCTTCACGGGATTATAATCAGACATGTTAAATTTGTTTAACATATCCTTAATATATTTCTTTTGCCCAACGAAGATACCATTGCAACCTTGCAAAACTTCAATGCCCAAAAAATATCTCATCTTGCCTAAGTCAGTCATTGCAAATTCTTTCATCATCATATTTTGAACTCTTGAAACATCGACATATCATTACCGGTATATATAAGATCATCACACACAATTAAAATTTCacctttctctttcttcttcatAAATAAAGTGTGTTCATGTGGacatttcaaaaaatcatttGCTGCAAGATAGGATTCCAACTTGCTGTACCAGACTCTAGAAGTCTGCTTAAGGCCATACAAGGCCTTCTTAAGCTTGTATACTTGATGCTCACATCCTCAAAATACATAACCTGGTGGCTGCTCTAGGTATACATTTTCGTTGATTGCTCCATGTAAGAAAGCTGATTTAATATCAAGTTGATGAATACCCCACCTTTTTGTAGCTGCCAATGCAACAACAGTTCTGATGGTTTCAAGATGAGCGACCGGCGCAAAGATCTCACTGTAATATATGCCTTCCTCTTGAGTGTAGCCTTTTGCTACGAGTCTAGCCTTGAATTTGTCAATCTCCCCTGTCTCCTTCAGCTTAGTTTTGAAAATCCACTTGACTCCTACAACTTTGCAATTTGGTGGTGGATCAATTAGCTCCCATGTATCATTCCTTTGAATTGCTTGAATTTCAGCATCCATTGCATCCCTCCAATGCTGAATTTTTGATGCTTGTTTATATGTTACTGGATCTGAACATGTAAACATGGCAAAATTCATTGCATCTTCCTTAGTTAAATCATCACTAGTGACATAATCTCTCATCCATATTGGTAGTCTTCTAGTTCTCCCTTGAGCTGAATTTTCTGAAGCTCTTGAAATGTTGGAATCCAGCATATTTGAAGTTGAGTTTAGAGCTGCATCACTTGTAGTTGCTGTTGTATCATTAGAATTTTGGATTATCTCATCATCTTCTTGACTAGATTCTTTCAAAGGATTCAACTCACTTGTATCAAGTGTTATGCTTGTTTTTGCTTCACCCCAATCCTAAGCAACATTCTCTTGGAATTTAACATCTCTACTGATCCAAATTTTCTTTTTGATTGGATCATAAAGTTTATAGGCCTTAGACTCCTCACTTACACCCAACAACACACATTTGATACTTTTATCCAAGGTAGTCAGACTCGAGATCCTACGCAAGATCGGGTTGGGGTGATTATATCGTGAATCGGGAGATCGTAACACGAATCGTAAGATCCTACCAAATTTAAAAATTCATATATATTTTGCATATAGATTAATAATATGCATATGACACAACATAATATacaaataaaattcaaataaCACTAAAATTGCTTTAAAAAACTGAAATTCCATAGGATAGTATTCATTGAAACTAATTCAAGACAATTCAAAACAACACAACATTCAAAGCAGTAGCAAATAACAATTGAAAACTTCTAAGAAGAACTTAATGAAAATTCACTCAATTTCCAAACAGTGAGATAGTGACTATATTTATCGTGAGAGAGGTTACACTAATCATGATGTATTTTGGGAAGTTGAATAAATCTTTAATTACTGGGTGGCTAAGTATTAATTACTCCTAGTTATTATCATTTATCCTAGTTATTAGGCAAAAAAGAATcttttcatatttaaaaaaaactttttttaGAGTTTTTCAATAGAAACTGCCATTCTACCGTTTTCACGTGATATCCCGACGATTTTGGCCGTGCCTACCAAAAACTGATTCTGATCATTCTTTGGCACGGTGGGCAGTTGCAAGATCGTAAAATCGTACGATCCTACGAGTAGGATCGCGATTTTGACTACCATGCTTTTATCATCAAGTTTGCTCCTTTTCTGATCAGGTACATGAACGTATCCAATGCTGCCAAAGATTCTAAAATATGAAACAGACGACTTTAATTCCGCTTCATGTTTCCTCTGGTGTGACGTTCTTGACAGCAAGAGTCGGGCTTCTGTTTAAAATATGAATCACCCATTTTACAGCTTCTGGCCAAAAAGATCTTGGAACTCCCTTTTCCACCAAAACACTGCGAACCATATTTATAATCGTTTGATTTTTTCTCTCAGCCACGCCATTTTGTTGTGGCATGTATGAAGCAGTGAGTTGCCTTTCAATACCATGTTTACTGCAAAATTCAGCAAACTCTTTAGAAAGATACTCTCCCCCTCTACCGGTACGTAATATTTGAATGGGAGCGCCAACTTATTTTTCAACTAATGCTTTAAACTCTTTAAATGCACCAAAAGTTTCACTTTTCTCCGTAAGAAAATATACCCATACTTTCCTACTTAAATCATCAATGAAAGTGAGTATGTACCTTTTATTTCCATTGGATGTAGGATTGATAGGACCACAAATATCTGAGTGAATTAACTGCAACAACCGAGATGCCCACCAATTACTTTGTCGTGGAAAAGGGTCTCGTTGATGTTTCCCTTTGAGGCAATGTTCACAAAGTTGAGATGTTGGTTTAAATGAGGGCAACCCTTTCACCATGTCATGCTCCATTAAAGTTTTCAGTCCACTGTAGCTCAAGTGACCATAACGAGAGTGTCATACTTGAGCTGGTGGCACAAAACTGATCTGAAAGCAGGATTGGGAGACTCCAGATTTTACATGAATAGCAAACATACGATTAGTAGTCATGTAGGTTTCAAAAATAAGGCCATTTTCTTTAAACACTTTACACTTGTTTTGCTTCATTTCAACTGTTAACCCTCTTTCCAGAAGTTGCCCCACACTAAATAAATTATTTTTCAGCTCAGGCACATAAAATACATCATTTAGAAAATGCACAACTCTGTTTATCAAAAGTTTAACCATACCTTTTCCACAGACCTTTAGAGCATAATTATTCCCTAATTTCACTTCATCTGAAAAACTTTCATCAATGGAGGAGAACCAATCCTTTCTTCCTGTCATGTGGTTGCTGCCGCCTGAATCGATGAACCACATGTCTTGTGTCTTTGATTTTCCCTCTGATGAAAGTTGTGCCATGAGTAACACTGCTTCCTCATTGGTCTCAACATAATTTGCAATGCTGTCCTGTGGTTTCTTTGGGCATTCATATTGAAAATGTCCAAACTAATGACAGGAATAACATTCAACTGATGTCTTGTCTACTCGTTGTTTGCCTCCTCTGCCTCTTCCTCGAGCAAATCCATTCCGAAAGTCACCTCTTCCACGGCCACGACCAGTATTTGTCTCATCTCGAGTTACTTTCAATACTTGCTCTTCATGTGAATTATGCCAATTCATTCGTTGTTCGTGTACCAACAAACTACTTTGGAGTTCATCTAAAGTCATGGAATCCAAAACATGAGATTCTTCGATAGAACACACTACATAATCATACTTGGAGATCATTGAGCGAAGAATCTTTTCGACAACAGTAAGATCCGACATTTGTTCACCATACATTCGCATCTTATTTGCAATAGTGAGAGTTCGAGCAAAATAGTCATTAACTGATTCTCCATTCTTCATCTGCAAAATCTCCCACTCACGTCATAGGGCTTGAAGCTGTGCTCGCTTCACTCTAGCAGTGCCTTGGTATTTCTGTTTTAAGGAATCCCACATCTCTTTTGATGTCTCCTTCTTTAAAATTGTTTCAAGCACAGATCGATCGATTGCTTGAAAGAGGTAATTCTTTACCTTCAAATCTTTTAGCTTAAGCTCGTTCACCGTTTTTTTCTCGTTCTCCGTTAATACAGTACCATCAGCATGTTGAGGAATCCCTGGATCTATAAGATTCCAATACTCCTTTGACCTTAAAAAATTCTCCATGAGCATTACCCAATGATCATAATGCTCACTCAATTTTGGAATTGCAGGTTGCATGAAGTTGCCATCCGTGGTTGTAGCGATGATTGAAGTCTGCTGCTTCTCTTTACTTGCTATACACCTAGCTCTGATGCTAGATGTTAACACAGAAAAAACGGTTCTGTTCTGCGTTACTTATTAGAAACTCAAAGGACCAAGTTTATAAACTTAGCAGTACAACTGTCTACTTAAAAAATAGGAAACCACCTCACACACTAACATCATATCTTAAGTGTGTGTAAGACTTAGCAATACAACTTACTACCTAGAAAATAGGAAACTACCTCACACACTAACAACATATCCTAAGTGTAAGAGAAAATAAGAATTGAAAGCAACAAACaattaattaaaaacaaacaatagAAATAATTCTAAAAATCAAACTGACTTATTCAACAATTAATAGATACAAATATTCACGAGTACTAATACTATCAAATTCATATTTGTTTAGTTAACTAACGAGTAATTAAATATTTGTTATCTCTTTTGTTAACTAACGAGTAATTAAATACTCGTTAATTTTATCCGTGGATATCAAATAAACCATCAAACTCGTATCTGTGATGTTTTATCGGTGGATATTAAATGAACCATCAAACTCGTATCTGTGATGGATTTTAATAGCAAATACTCACTGGTATGATTTTTTTTGACATCCATAGGCACATACATGAACACACAACTCCTTCAATCAAATACGTTAATCTTAATTTAAGGGTCATCCACAATTCACGTCGGACAACCAACCAGAAGACAATTAGGGTCATCCACAATTCACGTCGGACAATCAACAGAAGACAATTACATTAACCTCTCCTAACATTGAGTCTCATACATCTGCAATTCAACTCATATTTGTAAAATTCTTTTTTAATCTCATCAAAACTTGAATTTCAGAGTGTTAACTTTTTTCTTCTTCAAGATCTTGAATATTTACGGATTTTGAAGATTTTTCAAATTGAGTTAACATGTAGAAAAATCTCTTGAAGCGAATAAAATCAAAAGCGATTTTATCTGACTTTATTCGAGTTCACTCGATTTTACTTAATCAAAGAATTTAACTATTGTTTTTATTGAATAATTTTAATAACTTTACTATTTTTTTAAGAACATGGCAATTTATTTTGACgatttaatatattttattttaaaattaatttgaGTTTTTGAAATATTAATATATTTATAGTATTATATAAAGAGAAAATATAGTGAAATAAATTTATATTGTTAATCAATAAACAGACATATATTCCACCACATAACACGTGTATTTTTAAAACATTAATATTTTACAATAATATATATCCATTAAActtttatataaatatataaatcATGTATATAATAATTTGCAAATCAATTACATCTAAAAATTGAATTAACATGAAAACTTGAAATTGTCAATTTTGATTATACTaataaagaaaagaaaacaatGCAATAAAGTATGAGCGAAAACGGCAAGTGATAATAGAAAATAATCAAAGCAAGCTTCACATTAATTCTTTATGTTCTTTAATAATGATAAACTAGATCTAGATCTTATGCATTTAAGGTTTCTTATACACTTCCTTGATTTTTGTTTGTATGCTTATTTATATCTTAATTTTGAGTCAGGCTCTCCAagaaaaaataattaattttCTGCTTATGGATAATGGGTTAGGTGCATGCGTAATTCTTTTTAagaatttaattaaaaaatataaaattttatattattaattaatCTGAGACGTTGattattataaaaaatttaattttaattttaattatttataaaataatgTAAATAAAAGATGATGAATTGATAATATAAATTTTTTACGTTGACAATGCATATTACTTAATCTTATTTTTTAATATGGTCAAATTTATAACTTAAATTCATATcttaaaaaaaaaagataaattTGATAGCTCTTACTTTTTTATAAACTTatcatttatttttattagtttATAACTTATTTTGATATGATAATTCAAATAACTTATAGTTTAttatttttctcttaattttATCTCACAATCTTagatgaaaaaaaataaaattaattaaatacaCATGTGTTTTATATCATTTAATATTATAAATTAGTTTAATCTCTTGCCTTGCAAATTCAATATGCCAACTTATCGATTATAAATTAGCTCATGTAATATGGATAAATTAATAAAATgatttttttctcatttttttagTTATCATTTTTTTTTTCAGTTTAATAGACGAAATTTCGTTATCTCATGTTTCCGCTGAAACGACTGCATCGCCGCCGGTCACTGCAGCTGGTGTCAACGACAGTCAATATCGCTCGCCGGTTGACGACGGTCCCTTTCACCAGTCACATTGTTACGGCGTCTCCGTTTACCGTCAAGCCAAGGTCACTCCTATTTCTCCATATATCTCTGTGTATGAGTTTTTCAAAATTTTCCTTCTATTTTCTTGCTTATAGCAATACGAATGCACAGATTTATTGTTCAGTTTTTCGATCAAAAATCTAATGAGAAGCAATGTatttttcaagattcaatgtTG from Lathyrus oleraceus cultivar Zhongwan6 chromosome 1, CAAS_Psat_ZW6_1.0, whole genome shotgun sequence includes:
- the LOC127126886 gene encoding ABC transporter C family member 10 isoform X1 is translated as MEDLWSMICGACSFSEDGGKPFCYDLKLLKDPSSCINHVLVICFDVFLLIMLSFIMVLKSSSRPFRSLIRYSNLQLVSAITNGFLGFLHLSLGVWVLEEKLRKTHKVFPLDGWLLDLFHGFIWLSVGLTVSLQVKQLSRAWLWMFSVLIFFVSGTLCALSMSHAIGSSKLSLEAAIDVVSFPGATLLLLCTYKACTWEDADRDIGESLYAPLNGRFNEADSVSNVTPFSTAGFFSKSLFWWLNPFMKRGQEKTLLDEDIPELRETDRAESCYLSFVEQLNKQSQHEPSSHSSVLWTITMCHRREIVITGLFALLKVLTLSSGPLLLNEFILVAEGKKSFKYEGFVLAMSLFFLKIIESLSQRQWYFRSRLVGMKVRSLLTAAIYKKILRLSNSARLVHSSGVIMNYMTVDAYRIGEFPFWFHKTWTTILQLSIALVVLFQAIGLATIASLTVIVLTVICNAPLVKLQHKFQSKLMVSQDERLKASSEALVNMKVLKLYAWETHFKNIVDYLRNVELKLLSAVQIRRTYHMFFFWTSPVLVSAASFLACYILNVPLSASNVFTFVATLRLVQDPISNISDVIAVIIQAKVAFARIVNFLDAPELQSENCRKRCFNNNLKDSISIKCADFSLEDNASKPTLRNINLDVRHGQNVAICGEVGSGKSTLLATILGEVSKTKGTIDVHGKFAYVSQTAWIQTSTVRENILFGSELDDQRYQETLQRSSLVKDLELFPNGDLTEIGERGVNLSGGQKQRIQLARALYQNADIYLLDDPFSAVDAHTAKNLFNDYIMEGLRGKTVLLVTHQVDFLPAFDSILLMSYGEILHAGPYHQLLASSQEFNDLVNAHKETAGSDQFVSATFSKKHSTSINIVQASVLKQYKEPNGNQLIQQEEREKGDAGLKPYFQYLNQMKGYVLFFAASLCHLIFLVCQILQDSWMAANVDNPLVSTLQLILVYFLIGVLSLIFLFIRCLLVVTLGLQSSKDLFSQMMNSLFRAPMSFYDSTPLGRVLSRVSSDLSIVDLDIPFSLTFAVAGTIALYSNLIVLAVVTWQVLIVAIPMVYVAIHMQRYYFASAKEVMRLNGTTKSSLANHVAETVAGVVTIRAFEEEDRSFEKNLDLIDNNAGAFFHSFASNEWLIQRLETISAVVLTAATICLVMLPPGTFPSGIIGMALSYGLSLNGALVFSIQNQCTLANRIIAVERLNQYMHIQSEAEEIVEGNRPNLNWPIAGKVEINDLKIRYRHGGPLVLHGITCTFKAGHKIGIVGRTGSGKSTLIGALFRLVEPAGGKVVVDGIDISSIGLHDLRSRFGIIPQDPTLFSGTVRFNLDPLSQHTDQEIWEVLGKCQLREVVQGKEEGLNSSVVEDGSNWSMGQRQLFCLGRALLRRSRILVLDEATASIDNSTDLIVQKTIRAEFADCTVITVAHRIPTVMDCTMVLAISDGKLAEYDEPMNLMKREESMFGQLVKEYWSHMQSAESH